In the genome of Methanococcoides burtonii DSM 6242, the window TCATAATAGATTATATTTAATTTAACATTATCTAATTTGATATATATTACTTTCTATAACATGGATCAAACTCAGACCATAATAAAATGGTCAAAGCTTAGAACTTAAAGACTCCTTAAGACATCTTTGATAGTATCGATCTTTGCATCGGTTTTGAATGAGATTCCAGTGAAATGTGTCCTTGAGACATTGGCTCCGGTTTCCCTAAGAGCGGCAATGAACATATCCATTGCAGGTGCCGAAACTCCGATCATCTTACAAATGACATGCTGATCATAGAAGAAGGGAATATCCAGTTCATCCCTACATGCCAAAATAAGCTTCTTTGCCTGCTCTTTCGTTCCAAGAGATCTGTCTTCCAGCTCCAGAAGAACCTCATCGCAGTACTGAGGTTCATGTAATTGCCCTAACCACAGAGGACCTGCTATATAGACATCATTTCCACAAGAGCTACAATGATCACTTATCGATATGGCCATTCCATGAAAGATCTCTCTGTGCCCACAATGTTCACAATGTGATAGGAATCCAAGATCCTTAAACGCTTTATCTGCCAGTTTAGCACCTTTTTTAACTTGGAGATAAGTGCGCACATAGTGCCTTGTAGCGTGAGAGAGCAAGGGGGTCATACCTTTGTCATGTTTGGCAAGTTCTCTAGCGATCTTGCCAAGAAGGATACGAACTCCCATCTCACTGTGGAATTCATTGTTCAACGGCACAGCGGCATATTTTCTCATCCCGGAATTAAAATGAGCACCACAAAGTGGAGCTGTATCCGTCGCAGTAACTTCCAAAAAATGAACTGCTGACCTTGTAGCTGCATCAAGGTAAGGGGTCGGACTTCCAAAAGGATCAAGATCAACTATATTGAAACGCCGCTCATGCATCAGGACATTGGCATTCTTGCAGGTAGCTTCTGCAATGTCAGAAACCCCAGTGAGGCCAATGTTCTCAAGAATGAGTCCATAAGCATCATCACTCCAGTCATTCAATATCGAAGTAATACCCACCTCATTAGCGATCCTCAATCCCCTGATGCCTGATGCAGACATCGCATCAAGATAAGTAATATCCTTAAGTTCCATATCCTTCTTAAGAAGAATACGCTTGGCACAGGCCGAGGTTGCTGCAACCGAGATATCCCGATTCAATTCCATATGAGGATTGTAGAAGACCGGTGCTTCAGAAGGAGGAAATGGAACCCCTTCCGGAGGAACCGGTACAGAAACTGTCGTACTACCCTCTGTGACTTTAGTGCTCAACATTTGCATATTGGAACTTGTAACAAAATGACATCATTTAACAATAACGGTACCACTCATTCTTGGCTGGCCGAGTATGCTATAATTGTATGTTCCTTCTTCAGTGAAAGTATAATTGAAAGGCACTCCATAGTTTATGGAACGGTCTTCCCACAATCCATCTTCACTGACAAGAGTGAACCGTTTCCTATCACCGCTATTCTGCCTATTGTTCCAAAAAACGGCATCTCCTTTATTGATCTCAAGTAAAGCAGGTCTTGACAAATAATGATCAAGTATGATAGAATAGGCCCTTGGCTCGATTATTTCCTCAGAAACATTTTCAGTGATGTCATCAGTGATGCCATCAGAGACATTTTCATCCGTGGTATTTTCGGAGACAAGATCATCAGAATCATTGCTAGCCTCACCATTAACATCATCGCCACTGTCGCCTATGCAACCTGCCACAAGAATACACATGGTCGCCAATAATAATATTAGCATTTTATTATTCATTTTACCTCACACTCATATTTTGTTTTCAAGAATTATAAAGGTAGCCACACAGTAACGCAGATATCTATTTAAGTTGCAATACCAATTCGAAAATCCTTTTGATCATTATTTGATGTTACATATATGCAAAAAGAGGTGAAATGAATTGACTGAAAAAAACAGTGTTGGAGAAAATATCCGCCAGTTCCGTGAAGACCGTAGTATGACAGTGGAAGAGCTGGCAAATGAGAGTCAGAGCAATGTGGAACTGATCGAAAAGCTTGAAAAGGGAGAGCTAATCCCGTCATTAACACCTCTTTTAAAGATAGCACGTGCTCTGGGAGTGCGACTTGGAACGTTCCTTGACGATACGCCTCAAAAAGGCCCTATAGTAAACCGTAGTGGAGAAGCAAAGAATGTGGTCCGCTTTTCAGGCAAATGTGCATCCTGTGAAGAAAGCACACTTGATTTTTATTCACTTGCCGCAGACAAGCAGGACAGGCATATGGAGCCATTCATAATAGATGTGCACCCCTGCAACGATGCAAAGGGACCGGTATTGTCATCTCACGAAGGTGAAGAGTTCATTTATGTGCTTGAGGGAGACATCGAACTATCCTATGGAAAGGATAAACACACCCTGACAAAAGGTGATAGTATCTACTATGATTCCATTGTCCCTCATGACCTCCACGCAGCAGGTAAGGAATCAAAGATACTTGCTATTGTCTATACCCCACTCTAAAGGAGAAGAAATGTTCGTTACAACTGTTACTCCAAGATTCGGCGATATCGATGGTTTGGGGCATGTGAACAATACAGTCCTGCCAGGATGGTTTGAACTTGCAAGAAACCCAATATTCCGTATGTTCGAGCCAGATCTTGACCTGAGTCCAGAGAAATGGGGACTGATAATGGCAAGGATCGATTTTGATTTCCTTGGTGAGATTTTCTTCGATGGCGATGTCGAAATAAGAACATATGTAAAGAGATTAGGGAACAAGTCCTTTACGTTGCATCACGAAGCATGGCAAAGAGGAGAGCTTAAGACAAAAGGAGACGCGGTACTGGTGGGCTATGATTTTGTCAATAAGAGGTCAAAAACTTTAGCTGATGACATAAAGGAAACTTTGGCAGAACACCTGATCCCTGAAGAGAAGAACGAATAAGATTACAAAGGTTCTGATGTCAATGCCATTTACTAAAGCTACCATTGGAGAATTTTTTGAAGAACAGGCCAGAAAGGACCCAAACCGAGACTTTATCGTCTATCCTGATCGAAATTTAAGATTCTCGTACAGTGAATTCAATGATAGGGTCGATGATCTTGCGAATGGACTTATATCCATCGGCATCACAAAAGGCGATCATGTTGGGATCTGGGCACGAAATGTGCCTGACTGGCTGACCTTCCTTTTTGCAACAGCAAGGATCGGTGCGGTACTGGTTACCGTAAATACTGCATACAAAAGCCATGAACTTGCATATGTGATGAAGCAATCAGATATGAAGGCAATTGCTATTGTTGATAGGTTCAGGGATGTTGACTATGTGGAAACGATCTATGAGCTGGTACCCGAACTAAAAACATGTAAAAGAGGGAACCTTAACAGTAAAGGGTATCCAAAACTTGAAAGTGTTATCTTTATCGGTCAGGAAAAGCACAGGGGAATGTACAACACAGCAGAAATGCTTCTACTTGGAAAGCATTCTGAAAGTGAAGAACTTGACAGCCTCAAAGGAACACTGGACTGCAAAGATGTCATCAACATGCAATACACATCAGGAACCACCGGATTCCCGAAAGGTGTTATGCTGACACATGAGAATATCCTTAACAACGGATATTACATCGGAGAAAGACAAAAATTCACAGAAGATGATCGATTGTGTCTCCCCGTCCCATTGTTCCATTGTTTTGGAATAGTACTTGGAGTTCTTGCAACTCTCACACATGGCGGTACGCTTGTAATGATAGAACTTTTTGATCCGCTTCTGGTGTTGGCCGCAGTACAGAAAGAAAAGTGTACTGCCCTTTATGGAGTTCCCACAATGTTCATTGCAGAATTCTCACACCCGATGTTCAAAATGTTCGATATGTCATCACTGAGAACAGGTATCATGGCAGGGTCACCATGCCCTATAGAGGCCATGAAAAAAGTTATCGATGAAATGAACTGCAAGGATATCACCATAGCTTATGGCCTTACAGAAGCTTCTCCTGTATTTACCCAGACAAGCACAAATGATCCCATTGAACGCCGTGTGAGCACGGTAGGAACATCACTGGAACATATCGATGTAAAGATAGTGGACTCCGAAACTGGTGAAATTGTAGGACCAAACGAGCAGGGAGAGATATGCTGTCGTGGTTACAATGTCATGAAAGGGTACTACAAGATGCCTGAAATGACCAATAGGGCCATCGACAAGGATGGATGGCTGCACAGCGGAGACCTCGCTACCGTTGATGAGGATGGTTATTACCGCATTACCGGAAGGATAAAGGATATGATCATCCGTGGCGGAGAAAATATCTACCCAAGGGAGATAGAGGAATTCCTTTACACCATCGAAGGAATTAAAGATGCACAGGTAATTGGAATACCTGATGAAAAATACGGTGAGATAGTAGGGGCTTTTGTTGTGCTCAAAGAAGGTT includes:
- a CDS encoding tRNA (guanine(10)-N(2))-dimethyltransferase, coding for MLSTKVTEGSTTVSVPVPPEGVPFPPSEAPVFYNPHMELNRDISVAATSACAKRILLKKDMELKDITYLDAMSASGIRGLRIANEVGITSILNDWSDDAYGLILENIGLTGVSDIAEATCKNANVLMHERRFNIVDLDPFGSPTPYLDAATRSAVHFLEVTATDTAPLCGAHFNSGMRKYAAVPLNNEFHSEMGVRILLGKIARELAKHDKGMTPLLSHATRHYVRTYLQVKKGAKLADKAFKDLGFLSHCEHCGHREIFHGMAISISDHCSSCGNDVYIAGPLWLGQLHEPQYCDEVLLELEDRSLGTKEQAKKLILACRDELDIPFFYDQHVICKMIGVSAPAMDMFIAALRETGANVSRTHFTGISFKTDAKIDTIKDVLRSL
- a CDS encoding helix-turn-helix domain-containing protein; protein product: MTEKNSVGENIRQFREDRSMTVEELANESQSNVELIEKLEKGELIPSLTPLLKIARALGVRLGTFLDDTPQKGPIVNRSGEAKNVVRFSGKCASCEESTLDFYSLAADKQDRHMEPFIIDVHPCNDAKGPVLSSHEGEEFIYVLEGDIELSYGKDKHTLTKGDSIYYDSIVPHDLHAAGKESKILAIVYTPL
- a CDS encoding acyl-CoA thioesterase, which codes for MFVTTVTPRFGDIDGLGHVNNTVLPGWFELARNPIFRMFEPDLDLSPEKWGLIMARIDFDFLGEIFFDGDVEIRTYVKRLGNKSFTLHHEAWQRGELKTKGDAVLVGYDFVNKRSKTLADDIKETLAEHLIPEEKNE
- a CDS encoding AMP-binding protein, translated to MPFTKATIGEFFEEQARKDPNRDFIVYPDRNLRFSYSEFNDRVDDLANGLISIGITKGDHVGIWARNVPDWLTFLFATARIGAVLVTVNTAYKSHELAYVMKQSDMKAIAIVDRFRDVDYVETIYELVPELKTCKRGNLNSKGYPKLESVIFIGQEKHRGMYNTAEMLLLGKHSESEELDSLKGTLDCKDVINMQYTSGTTGFPKGVMLTHENILNNGYYIGERQKFTEDDRLCLPVPLFHCFGIVLGVLATLTHGGTLVMIELFDPLLVLAAVQKEKCTALYGVPTMFIAEFSHPMFKMFDMSSLRTGIMAGSPCPIEAMKKVIDEMNCKDITIAYGLTEASPVFTQTSTNDPIERRVSTVGTSLEHIDVKIVDSETGEIVGPNEQGEICCRGYNVMKGYYKMPEMTNRAIDKDGWLHSGDLATVDEDGYYRITGRIKDMIIRGGENIYPREIEEFLYTIEGIKDAQVIGIPDEKYGEIVGAFVVLKEGSKLTPEDIRDFSITKIARYKVPKHIFIVDEYPLTASGKVQKFKLREMAVELMEEN